A genomic window from Populus nigra chromosome 7, ddPopNigr1.1, whole genome shotgun sequence includes:
- the LOC133699092 gene encoding uncharacterized protein LOC133699092 produces MSSRRLRAFKRWMISQGIEWSNDTLQFIDTPEEGISVNALWDLKEGDLIAKIPKTACLTIKTSGAQDLIESTGLDGYLGLSVALMYEKSLGGDSPWAGYLQVLPDCECLPLVWSLDEVDLLLRGTELHKIVKEDKALIYEDWKESILPLLDSLPSNIDPKFFSVEQYFAAKSLIASRSFEIDDYHGFGMVPLADLFNHKTGAEDVHFTSTSSHSESDDDSDNSDTVDLDADSIGNKEPSSELDCSSVTGDDPSVLEMIMVKDVKAGVEVFNTYGLLGNAALLHRYGFTEPDNSFGIVNIDLELVQQWSSSLFSSRFSRARLSLWRRLEYRGCDSQSAEYFEISSNGEPQIELLILLYIILLPEDTYRKLDLAVSAANNHKGSIDTILSEKWNITWDKISEMRADLLLTESVCNALLWLADKRESLYGSSSIKDDIEALEKCCTKERKLYHSLILRASERRILEKLRAYAAVGARSHSSLKSIQREPKRKRSKRS; encoded by the exons ATGTCAAGCAGGCGACTGAGGGCATTCAAGAGGTGGATGATATCCCAAGGCATTGAATGGAGCAATGACACTCTCCAATTTATCGACACCCCAGAAGAGGGAATCTCAGTGAATGCATTGTGGGATTTGAAAGAAGGAGATTTGATTgctaaaataccaaaaactGCTTGCCTTACTATTAAAACAAGTGGGGCTCAAGACTTGATTGAATCTACTGGTTTGGATGGTTATTTGGGACTATCAGTGGCTCTAATGTATGAGAAGAGCTTAGGTGGGGACTCTCCTTGGGCTGGTTACCTTCAAGTCTTGCCTGACTGTGAGTGCTTGCCTTTGGTTTGGTCTCTTGATGAAGTTGATCTGCTCCTTCGTGGCACTGAGCTCCATAAG ATAGTGAAGGAAGACAAAGCTCTTATTTATGAGGATTGGAAAGAAAGTATATTGCCTCTTTTGGATTCGCTGCCATCAAATATTGATCCAAAATTTTTTAGTGTCGAGCAATATTTTGCTGCGAAGAGCTTGATTGCTTCTCGTTCTTTTGAGATTGATGATTATCATGGATTTGGAATGGTTCCTTTGGCTGACCT CTTTAATCACAAGACCGGAGCTGAGGATGTGCACTTTACCAGTACGTCATCTCATTCTGAATCTGATGATGACTCTGACAATAGTGATACCGTTGACTTAGATGCTGATAGTATTGGCAACAAGGAACCATCAAGCGAGCTGGATTGCTCTTCAGTTACTGGCGATGATCCCTCAGTGTTGGAAATGATTATGGTAAAAGATGTTAAAGCTGGAGTTGAG GTCTTTAATACATATGGTTTGCTGGGTAACGCTGCATTGCTTCACAGATATGGGTTTACAGAGCCAGATAATTCCTTTGGCATTGTCAATATCGATTTGGAATTGGTACAACAATGGAGTTCCTCATTATTCTCTAGCAGGTTTAGTAGAGCAAGGTTATCCCTTTGGAGAAGATTGGAATACAGAGGATGTGACAGCCAGAGTGCTGAATACTTTGAGATATCATCTAATGGGGAACCGCAAATTGAGTTGTTGATTTTATTGTATATAATATTGCTGCCGGAGGATACTTATCGCAAGTTGGATCTTGCAGTCTCAGCTGCAAATAACCACAAAGGATCCATTGACACAATTTTATCTGAAAAATGGAATATTACATGGGATAAAATCTCAGAAATGAGAGCAGACTTGTTGCTGACAGAAAGTGTATGCAATGCTCTTTTGTGGCTTGCTGATAAGAGGGAGAGTTTATATGGCTCAAGTTCAATAAAAGATGATATTGAAGCACTGGAAAAATGTTGTACTAAAGAGAGAAAGCTATACCATTCGCTGATATTGCGTGCGAGTGAAAGGAGGATTCTCGAGAAACTGAGAGCCTATGCTGCTGTTGGTGCTCGTTCCCATTCCTCTTTAAAATCCATTCAGAGAGAACCCAAGAGGAAGAGATCTAAGAGGAGCTGA
- the LOC133699091 gene encoding probable LRR receptor-like serine/threonine-protein kinase At1g07650 isoform X1: MINAFFISPTLSFQTLLVPVQASRALSKPRLKKKKKKKMGGACNLASSPQLLLQVSIICSITLLSFGLAASASAKLHSQEVRVLREIGKKLGKKDWDFNKDPCSGEGNWSILDERKGFENSVTCDCSFNNNSSCHLVSIALKSQNLSGIILPEFSKFRYLKQLDLSRNLFTGVIPPQWGTLRLEEFSVMGNRLSGPFPKVLTNMTTLRNLSIEGNHFSGPIPPEIGRLINLEKLVFSSNALTGNLPAELGKLVNLTDVRINDNNFSGKIPTFISKWTKVQKLHIQGTSLKGPIPSSIASLTKLSDLRISDLTGRGSPFPPLSDMESMKTLILRNCLIYGEIPEYVGQMEKLKHLDVSFNNLRGEIPSTFIQLARIDFLYLTGNKLTGSVPPWLLERNKNVDLSYNNFTWQSSSPDECARGSVNIVESFSPSTIKSSKAHSCLKQNFPCSASRNQQHYSLHINCGGNEITVDGNTTYQDDKEPRGASMFYSHPSQEWAFSSTGNFMDDDSEADAYTKTNKSAISNVSATIAQLYTTARVSPLSLTYYGLCLMNGNYTVKLHFAEIIFTNDSSLTSLGKRIFDVYIQGKLVLKDFNIEDEAGGVAIPLVKTFIAAVTHHTLKIRLYWAGRGTTGIPLRGIYGPLISAISVDPNFKPPSNGSKRNVVIIVTGAVAGAIFLAFLVLGVMWRNGWLCGKAAADKELKGLDLQTGLFTLRQMKAATNNFDAENKVGEGGFGSVYKGSLSDGTVIAVKLLSSKSKQGNREFVNEIGMISALQHPNLVKLYGCCVEGNQLMIVYEYMENNCLSRALLGKEAKFRMKLDWPTRQKICLGVAKGLMYLHEESIIKIVHRDIKTSNVLLDKELNAKISDFGLAKLNEDDDTHISTRIAGTIGYMAPEYAMRGYLTNKADVYSFGVVALEIVSGKSNTNYRPKEEFVYLLDWAYVLQERGSLLELVDPELGSAYSSEEAMVMLNVALLCTNASPTLRPTMSQVVSMLEGRTPVQDLLSDPGFSAINTKYKAIRNHFWQNPSQTYSMSINESYRTDSTSSGVEPEDAGRLLRVSSVKSNS, translated from the exons atgataaACGCTTTCTTTATTTCCCCAACTCTCTCCTTCCAGACACTACTGGTCCCTGTCCAGGCAAGCAGAGCTCTGAGCAAACCACggctgaagaagaagaagaagaagaagatgggggGTGCTTGTAATTTGGCAAGCAGTCCACAACTGCTCCTGCAAGTATCCATCATTTGTTCCATCACTCTCCTTTCCTTTGGACTTGCAGCTTCTGCTTCAGCTAAGCTCCACTCCCAAGAAG TTAGGGTATTAAGAGAAATAGGGAAGAAGCTGGGGAAGAAGGACTGGGATTTCAACAAGGATCCATGTAGTGGAGAAGGGAATTGGAGTATTTTGGACGAGAGGAAAGGGTTCGAGAACAGTGTCACTTGTGACTGCTCTTTCAACAACAATTCCTCTTGCCACCTAGTAAGCAT AGCTTTAAAGTCTCAGAATCTATCGGGAATCATTCTACCGGAGTTTTCCAAGTTTCGCTACCTTAAACAACT GGACCTTAGCCGCAATCTCTTCACTGGTGTTATACCTCCCCAATGGGGTACCTTGCGCTTGGAGGAGTT CTCTGTTATGGGGAATCGGTTGTCAGGGCCATTCCCGAAAGTCCTCACCAACATGACCACCCTCAGAAACCT GAGTATTGAAGGAAATCATTTTTCAGGACCCATTCCACCTGAAATTGGAAGACTGATCAATTTAGAGAAACT TGTTTTCTCCTCAAATGCATTGACAGGAAACTTGCCTGCAGAACTTGGCAAGTTGGTCAACTTGACAGATGT GAGgataaatgataataatttcTCAGGAAAGATACCTACTTTCATCAGTAAATGGACAAAGGTTCAGAAACT GCATATACAGGGTACCTCTCTTAAGGGGCCCATACCTTCTAGCATTGCTTCCTTGACCAAACTAAGTGATTT GAGGATTAGTGACTTAACAGGAAGAGGGTCTCCCTTCCCACCACTGAGTGATATGGAATCCATGAAAACATT GATATTGAGAAACTGCTTAATATATGGAGAGATCCCAGAATACGTTGGGCAGATGGAAAAACTGAAGCACTT AGATGTCAGCTTCAATAACCTCAGAGGAGAAATTCCTTCGACATTTATCCAACTGGCAAGAATAGATTTCCT gtaCTTGACAGGAAACAAGCTCACTGGGTCTGTTCCTCCATGGCTTCTGGAAAGAAACAAGAATGT GGATCTTTCTTATAACAACTTCACCTGGCAAAGCTCAAGTCCAGATGAATGTGCACGAGGGAGCGT GAACATAGTGGAGAGCTTCTCGCCGTCAACAATTAAATC AAGTAAAGCCCATTCATGCCTGAAACAAAACTTTCCGTGTTCTGCTTCCCGAAATCAAC AACACTATTCCTTGCATATTAACTGTGGAGGTAATGAGATAACTGTCGATGGCAACACCACTTACCAAGATGATAAAGAACCAAGGGGTGCTTCTATGTTTTACTCCCACCCAAGCCAAGAATGGGCGTTTAGTAGCACCGGCAACTTCATGGACGATGACAGTGAGGCAGACGCCTATACTAAAACCAACAAGTCTGCTATATCCAATGTCTCTGCTACCATTGCACAACTATACACAACAGCGCGTGTTTCTCCCCTTTCTCTCACTTACTACGGACTTTGCCTCATGAATGGGAATTACACAGTAAAACTTCACTTTGCTGAGATTATTTTCACAAATGACAGTTCATTAACTAGTCTTGGGAAGCGTATATTTGATGTTTACATCCAG GGAAAGTTGGTTCTGaaagattttaatattgaaGATGAGGCTGGAGGTGTTGCCATACCCCTTGTAAAGACATTCATTGCAGCAGTAACACATCATACATTAAAGATCCGCTTGTATTGGGCTGGAAGAGGGACAACAGGCATACCACTTAGAGGAATTTATGGTCCTCTAATATCAGCTATATCGGTAGACCCGA ACTTTAAACCACCTTCAAATGGTAGCAAAAGGAATGTAGTAATCATAGTGACTGGAGCAGTAGCTGGAGCAATTTTCCTTGCCTTTCTGGTACTAGGTGTCATGTGGAGAAATGGCTGGCTTTGTGGCAAAGCCGCTGCAGATAAAG AGCTTAAAGGCCTAGATCTGCAAACAGGACTATTCACGCTTAGACAGATGAAAGCTGCCACCAATAACTTCGATGCGGAAAACAAAGTTGGGGAGGGtggttttggttctgtttaCAAG GGTTCACTATCGGATGGAACCGTGATTGCAGTCAAGCTACTCTCCTCAAAATCCAAGCAAGGAAATCGTGAATTTGTGAATGAGATAGGAATGATATCTGCACTGCAACATCCGAATCTTGTAAAGTTGTATGGATGTTGTGTTGAAGGAAACCAATTGATGATTGTATATGAGTACATGGAAAATAATTGCTTATCCCGTGCTCTTCTCG GGAAGGAAGCAAAGTTCAGAATGAAACTGGACTGGCCTACCAGGCAGAAAATTTGCCTGGGTGTAGCTAAAGGTTTGATGTACCTGCATGaagaatcaataataaaaattgtgcATAGGGATATCAAAACTAGCAATGTGTTGCTTGATAAGGAACTCAATGCCAAGATTTCTGATTTTGGTTTGGCAAAGCTAAATGAAGATGACGATACCCACATCAGCACTCGCATTGCTGgaaccat tggTTATATGGCTCCTGAGTACGCAATGCGTGGCTACTTGACCAACAAAGCGGATGTTTATAGCTTTGGAGTTGTTGCTTTGGAAATTGTCAGTGGAAAGAGCAACACAAACTACAGGCCGAAGGAGGAGTTTGTTTACCTTCTTGATTGG GCCTATGTTTTGCAAGAGAGAGGAAGTCTTTTGGAGTTGGTCGATCCAGAATTGGGGTCAGCGTATTCTTCAGAAGAGGCTATGGTGATGCTAAATGTCGCTCTCTTATGCACCAATGCATCCCCAACTCTTAGACCGACAATGTCTCAAGTTGTGAGCATGCTCGAAGGCCGAACTCCTGTTCAGGACCTTCTTTCTGATCCTGGGTTTTCAGCAATCAACACAAAATACAAGGCTATAAGAAACCACTTCTGGCAGAATCCTAGCCAAACCTATAGCATGTCTATAAATGAGTCGTACCGTACTGATTCCACAAGCTCAGGCGTAGAACCAGAAGATGCCGGCCGTCTTCTGAGAGTTAGTTCGGTAAAATCTAATTCGTAA
- the LOC133699094 gene encoding uncharacterized protein LOC133699094 — protein MCSGHGRSGGKRALYHRNYCEKDVTGKVRIKCAECLDFGLGAECFSVGAEVGPHKSNHPYRVMMQQMTGTEMEGHQICVSYLTRVDLIGRHYQKQISLLWEMIHTVAQPNFPLQLQNFFKFKLSTFKCNDI, from the exons ATGTGCTCAGGACATGGAAGAAGTGGCGGGAAAAGGGCACTGTACCATCGCAATTATTGCGAGAAAGATGTAACAGGGAAGGTCCGTATCAAATGTGCTGAGTGCCTTGATTTTGGCCTGGGTGCAGAGTGCTTCTCTGTAGGAGCTGAGGTTGGACCTCATAAAAGCAATCACCCTTACAGGGTTATG ATGCAGCAAATGACGGGGACAGAGATGGAAGGACATCAAATATGTGTTAGCTACCTGACCAGAGTGGACCTCATTGGAAGACATTACCAGAAACAAATTTCACTTTTATGGGAAATGATTCATACAGTGGCCCAGCCAAACTTTCCATTACAGCTTCAGAACTTTTTTAAGTTTAAGCTGTCAACTTTCAAGTGCAATGACATTTAA
- the LOC133699093 gene encoding protein trichome birefringence-like 43 → MDVGSFAIRAALLVVSLAVHHRGIARGGGCDLYKGIWVRDEAYPLYDASRCPFIEKEFDCLKNRRPDRDYLKYRWQPKAGCKFPRFDGGHFLAQILKGKSIMFVGDSLSLNQWQSLTCMLHVALPQANYSLVRTGELSTFSFPGYGAKVMFSRNAFLVDMVSTSHGVALMLDSIKGGDLWKGIDVLVFNTWHWWLHTGRKQPWKFIQVGNARYQDMDRLVAYEKALTTWAKWVETNVDTAKTRVFFQGISPDHMNGSDWGEPNARNCEGQKDPFFKTYPAGHHPAQIVVEKAIGAMPKPVAVHLLDVTALSQLRKDGHPSVYGGHGEHRAMDCTHWCLAGVPDTWNELLYAALLRS, encoded by the exons ATGGACGTGGGTTCTTTTGCCATTAGAGCAGCACTGCTAGTTGTTTCTCTAGCTGTGCACCATAGAGGGATTGCAAGAGGTGGTGGTTGTGATCTTTATAAAGGGATTTGGGTTCGTGATGAAGCATATCCTCTCTATGATGCCTCGCGATGTCCCTTCATAGAGAAGGAGTTTGACTGTCTGAAGAATCGTCGCCCAGACAGAGACTATCTCAAGTATAGATGGCAGCCCAAGGCAGGGTGCAAGTTTCCAAG GTTTGATGGCGGTCATTTCTTAGCACAAATACTTAAAGGGAAGAGCATCATGTTCGTGGGAGATTCACTAAGTTTGAATCAATGGCAATCACTCACTTGCATGCTTCATGTGGCTCTACCACAAGCTAACTATAGCCTGGTCAGGACAGGAGAGCTGTCCACTTTCAGCTTCCCT GGATATGGGGCTAAAGTGATGTTCTCCCGCAATGCATTTCTAGTTGACATGGTAAGCACAAGCCATGGGGTTGCTCTTATGCTTGACTCCATTAAAGGTGGAGATTTATGGAAAGGGATTGACGTTTTGGTCTTCAACACCTGGCACTGGTGGCTTCATACAGGGAGAAAACAGCC ATGGAAGTTTATTCAAGTCGGGAATGCTAGATATCAAGACATGGATCGGCTGGTCGCATACGAGAAAGCCTTGACTACGTGGGCTAAATGGGTCGAGACCAACGTAGATACTGCAAAAACCAGAGTCTTCTTCCAAGGGATTTCTCCAGATCACATGAA TGGAAGTGACTGGGGAGAGCCAAATGCAAGGAACTGTGAGGGGCAGAAAGATCCGTTCTTCAAAACGTACCCAGCAGGACATCATCCAGCACAGATAGTTGTTGAGAAAGCAATAGGCGCAATGCCGAAGCCAGTAGCAGTACATTTGCTCGATGTCACGGCCCTTTCACAGCTGAGAAAAGATGGCCATCCTTCAGTCTATGGCGGCCATGGTGAACACAGAGCTATGGACTGCACCCACTGGTGTCTAGCTGGGGTTCCTGATACCTGGAATGAACTTCTGTACGCAGCTCTCCTTCGAAGTTAA
- the LOC133699091 gene encoding probable LRR receptor-like serine/threonine-protein kinase At1g07650 isoform X2, giving the protein MGNRLSGPFPKVLTNMTTLRNLSIEGNHFSGPIPPEIGRLINLEKLVFSSNALTGNLPAELGKLVNLTDVRINDNNFSGKIPTFISKWTKVQKLHIQGTSLKGPIPSSIASLTKLSDLRISDLTGRGSPFPPLSDMESMKTLILRNCLIYGEIPEYVGQMEKLKHLDVSFNNLRGEIPSTFIQLARIDFLYLTGNKLTGSVPPWLLERNKNVDLSYNNFTWQSSSPDECARGSVNIVESFSPSTIKSSKAHSCLKQNFPCSASRNQQHYSLHINCGGNEITVDGNTTYQDDKEPRGASMFYSHPSQEWAFSSTGNFMDDDSEADAYTKTNKSAISNVSATIAQLYTTARVSPLSLTYYGLCLMNGNYTVKLHFAEIIFTNDSSLTSLGKRIFDVYIQGKLVLKDFNIEDEAGGVAIPLVKTFIAAVTHHTLKIRLYWAGRGTTGIPLRGIYGPLISAISVDPNFKPPSNGSKRNVVIIVTGAVAGAIFLAFLVLGVMWRNGWLCGKAAADKELKGLDLQTGLFTLRQMKAATNNFDAENKVGEGGFGSVYKGSLSDGTVIAVKLLSSKSKQGNREFVNEIGMISALQHPNLVKLYGCCVEGNQLMIVYEYMENNCLSRALLGKEAKFRMKLDWPTRQKICLGVAKGLMYLHEESIIKIVHRDIKTSNVLLDKELNAKISDFGLAKLNEDDDTHISTRIAGTIGYMAPEYAMRGYLTNKADVYSFGVVALEIVSGKSNTNYRPKEEFVYLLDWAYVLQERGSLLELVDPELGSAYSSEEAMVMLNVALLCTNASPTLRPTMSQVVSMLEGRTPVQDLLSDPGFSAINTKYKAIRNHFWQNPSQTYSMSINESYRTDSTSSGVEPEDAGRLLRVSSVKSNS; this is encoded by the exons ATGGGGAATCGGTTGTCAGGGCCATTCCCGAAAGTCCTCACCAACATGACCACCCTCAGAAACCT GAGTATTGAAGGAAATCATTTTTCAGGACCCATTCCACCTGAAATTGGAAGACTGATCAATTTAGAGAAACT TGTTTTCTCCTCAAATGCATTGACAGGAAACTTGCCTGCAGAACTTGGCAAGTTGGTCAACTTGACAGATGT GAGgataaatgataataatttcTCAGGAAAGATACCTACTTTCATCAGTAAATGGACAAAGGTTCAGAAACT GCATATACAGGGTACCTCTCTTAAGGGGCCCATACCTTCTAGCATTGCTTCCTTGACCAAACTAAGTGATTT GAGGATTAGTGACTTAACAGGAAGAGGGTCTCCCTTCCCACCACTGAGTGATATGGAATCCATGAAAACATT GATATTGAGAAACTGCTTAATATATGGAGAGATCCCAGAATACGTTGGGCAGATGGAAAAACTGAAGCACTT AGATGTCAGCTTCAATAACCTCAGAGGAGAAATTCCTTCGACATTTATCCAACTGGCAAGAATAGATTTCCT gtaCTTGACAGGAAACAAGCTCACTGGGTCTGTTCCTCCATGGCTTCTGGAAAGAAACAAGAATGT GGATCTTTCTTATAACAACTTCACCTGGCAAAGCTCAAGTCCAGATGAATGTGCACGAGGGAGCGT GAACATAGTGGAGAGCTTCTCGCCGTCAACAATTAAATC AAGTAAAGCCCATTCATGCCTGAAACAAAACTTTCCGTGTTCTGCTTCCCGAAATCAAC AACACTATTCCTTGCATATTAACTGTGGAGGTAATGAGATAACTGTCGATGGCAACACCACTTACCAAGATGATAAAGAACCAAGGGGTGCTTCTATGTTTTACTCCCACCCAAGCCAAGAATGGGCGTTTAGTAGCACCGGCAACTTCATGGACGATGACAGTGAGGCAGACGCCTATACTAAAACCAACAAGTCTGCTATATCCAATGTCTCTGCTACCATTGCACAACTATACACAACAGCGCGTGTTTCTCCCCTTTCTCTCACTTACTACGGACTTTGCCTCATGAATGGGAATTACACAGTAAAACTTCACTTTGCTGAGATTATTTTCACAAATGACAGTTCATTAACTAGTCTTGGGAAGCGTATATTTGATGTTTACATCCAG GGAAAGTTGGTTCTGaaagattttaatattgaaGATGAGGCTGGAGGTGTTGCCATACCCCTTGTAAAGACATTCATTGCAGCAGTAACACATCATACATTAAAGATCCGCTTGTATTGGGCTGGAAGAGGGACAACAGGCATACCACTTAGAGGAATTTATGGTCCTCTAATATCAGCTATATCGGTAGACCCGA ACTTTAAACCACCTTCAAATGGTAGCAAAAGGAATGTAGTAATCATAGTGACTGGAGCAGTAGCTGGAGCAATTTTCCTTGCCTTTCTGGTACTAGGTGTCATGTGGAGAAATGGCTGGCTTTGTGGCAAAGCCGCTGCAGATAAAG AGCTTAAAGGCCTAGATCTGCAAACAGGACTATTCACGCTTAGACAGATGAAAGCTGCCACCAATAACTTCGATGCGGAAAACAAAGTTGGGGAGGGtggttttggttctgtttaCAAG GGTTCACTATCGGATGGAACCGTGATTGCAGTCAAGCTACTCTCCTCAAAATCCAAGCAAGGAAATCGTGAATTTGTGAATGAGATAGGAATGATATCTGCACTGCAACATCCGAATCTTGTAAAGTTGTATGGATGTTGTGTTGAAGGAAACCAATTGATGATTGTATATGAGTACATGGAAAATAATTGCTTATCCCGTGCTCTTCTCG GGAAGGAAGCAAAGTTCAGAATGAAACTGGACTGGCCTACCAGGCAGAAAATTTGCCTGGGTGTAGCTAAAGGTTTGATGTACCTGCATGaagaatcaataataaaaattgtgcATAGGGATATCAAAACTAGCAATGTGTTGCTTGATAAGGAACTCAATGCCAAGATTTCTGATTTTGGTTTGGCAAAGCTAAATGAAGATGACGATACCCACATCAGCACTCGCATTGCTGgaaccat tggTTATATGGCTCCTGAGTACGCAATGCGTGGCTACTTGACCAACAAAGCGGATGTTTATAGCTTTGGAGTTGTTGCTTTGGAAATTGTCAGTGGAAAGAGCAACACAAACTACAGGCCGAAGGAGGAGTTTGTTTACCTTCTTGATTGG GCCTATGTTTTGCAAGAGAGAGGAAGTCTTTTGGAGTTGGTCGATCCAGAATTGGGGTCAGCGTATTCTTCAGAAGAGGCTATGGTGATGCTAAATGTCGCTCTCTTATGCACCAATGCATCCCCAACTCTTAGACCGACAATGTCTCAAGTTGTGAGCATGCTCGAAGGCCGAACTCCTGTTCAGGACCTTCTTTCTGATCCTGGGTTTTCAGCAATCAACACAAAATACAAGGCTATAAGAAACCACTTCTGGCAGAATCCTAGCCAAACCTATAGCATGTCTATAAATGAGTCGTACCGTACTGATTCCACAAGCTCAGGCGTAGAACCAGAAGATGCCGGCCGTCTTCTGAGAGTTAGTTCGGTAAAATCTAATTCGTAA